Proteins encoded in a region of the Apostichopus japonicus isolate 1M-3 chromosome 19, ASM3797524v1, whole genome shotgun sequence genome:
- the LOC139959334 gene encoding uncharacterized protein, with the protein MKTLLILIGVLAVGVTANVAGRRNICNVETQDGGVVEVCCEGWTGLDTACVTPVCEPECELNGGTCEAPNVCTNCPEDRVGANCERFVCLRVREDHERLSWHQQRQTFKPTCLKDGSYTVLQCSKVSGMCHCVNRWTGEPYVNTYTLGVPDCSRYTIDERPLSRRIEVLPMEPSNEDRPADNGEELPQVGGDELPPTPCRTAHEIWEASRWSFFTTEPVCDSDGYYVNQRCYPLYGYCICIDRNTGVEIESSKLSKPTIDCTDVVAPQPEQVEAPEPEPEEPVENGCTWEGTHYNQDETFYRDCNLCTCVKYGLMECTTRACNSDACHFGESDKVVEYMIDGTCHNCLCNHGEFECSVVSCDALTDPVEVEDVTTCGNKPPQTNFYDECNSCYCYSSGVAPCTKMGCFARPGDCYLTHRYYQNGQEFTRGCDTLRCTEGQVEMVESCASITNGMIFVQTKPEVACEYEGEEFYNGESMLLGFKMCKCQFFNWDCQMIV; encoded by the exons ACGTAACATATGTAACGTAGAAACACAAGACGGAGG TGTTGTAGAAGTGTGCTGTGAAGGATGGACTGGACTTGACACTGCATGTGTTACAC CCGTTTGCGAACCGGAATGTGAGCTGAATGGAGGCACCTGTGAGGCACCCAATGTCTGCACCAATTGCCCAGAGGACCGAGTCGGAGCAAACTGTGAGA GATTTGTTTGCCTCCGAGTGAGGGAAGACCACGAACGTCTGAGCTGGCACCAACAAAGACAGACATTCAAGCCGACCTGCCTTAAAGATGGTTCCTACACTGTCCTGCAGTGCAGTAAAGTATCGGGCATGTGCCACTGTGTGAACCGATGGACCGGCGAACCGTACGTTAATACCTACACCCTTGGCGTGCCCGACTGCAGCAGGTATACCATCGACGAAAGGCCACTGT CTAGACGCATAGAGGTTCTTCCCATGGAACCGTCCAATGAAGACCGTCCAGCTGATAATGGTGAAGAATTGCCTCAGGTCGGCGGCGATGAATTACCGCCGACTCCTTGCCGCACGGCGCACGAAATCTGGGAGGCGTCTCGTTGGAGTTTCTTTACCACTGAACCGGTCTGTGATAGTGACGGCTACTATGTGAATCAACGCTGCTACCCTCTGTATGGATACTGCATCTGCATTGACCGTAACACTGGTGTGGAAATCGAGAGCAGCAAATTGTCCAAGCCCACTATTGACTGCACAGATGTGGTTGCGCCACAACCAGAGCAAG TGGAGGCACCTGAACCAGAGCCCGAGGAGCCTGTTGAAAACGGTTGTACTTGGGAGGGAACACATTACAATCAGGACGAAACATTCTACAGGGATTGCAACTTATG TACCTGTGTTAAATACGGTCTTATGGAGTGTACCACCAGGGCATGTAACAGCG ATGCATGCCACTTCGGTGAGAGTGACAAAGTGGTGGAGTATATGATTGACGGAACATGCCACAATTG CCTCTGTAACCATGGAGAGTTTGAGTGTAGTGTCGTTTCATGCGACGCATTGACCGACCCCGTGGAAGTAGAGGACGTCACAACCTGTGGCAACAAACCTCCACAGACCAACTTCTACGATGAATGTAACAGCTG ctaCTGTTACAGTTCTGGTGTGGCTCCTTGTACCAAAATGGGTTGTTTTGCCA GACCGGGAGACTGCTACCTCACTCACAGATACTACCAGAATGGACAAGAGTTTACACGAGGATGTGACACATT gcgttgcactGAAGGTCAAGTGGAAATGGTTGAAAGTTGTGCTTCCATTACAAATGGTATGATTTTCGTACAGACCAAACCAGAGG TGGCTTGTGAGTATGAAGGTGAAGAATTCTACAACGGAGAGAGTATGCTTCTTGGATTCAAAATGTG CAAATGCCAGTTCTTTAACTGGGACTGTCAGATGATAGTGTAG